A stretch of Nitrospira sp. DNA encodes these proteins:
- a CDS encoding type II toxin-antitoxin system RelE/ParE family toxin, whose amino-acid sequence MTYQVFLSAKAQRDLDGLSDKITNQVLADCARLADDPIPDGKRIKKLQGFKAALYRLRAGDYRVVFQRSGTRIDVVRVLSKPDFQKTY is encoded by the coding sequence GTGACCTATCAGGTCTTTCTGTCAGCGAAGGCACAGCGAGATCTCGATGGACTTTCAGATAAAATCACCAATCAGGTTCTCGCCGATTGCGCTCGCCTTGCCGACGATCCCATCCCGGACGGAAAGCGCATCAAGAAGCTGCAAGGGTTTAAAGCCGCCCTGTACCGTCTGAGAGCAGGCGACTACCGAGTCGTGTTCCAGCGCTCAGGGACCCGGATTGACGTCGTGCGCGTCCTCAGCAAGCCGGACTTTC
- a CDS encoding type II toxin-antitoxin system prevent-host-death family antitoxin, protein MKFTNVRELKAKTSEMLRTVERGNTVLVTTHGRPTAMLVPVTEDNIEDALLAYSPTLRKKIEEGLNDVRAGRTMRLSEYKATRVKKKARTK, encoded by the coding sequence ATGAAATTCACAAATGTTCGCGAACTCAAAGCCAAGACATCCGAGATGCTCAGAACCGTTGAGCGAGGGAACACTGTGCTGGTGACCACTCACGGGCGACCGACTGCGATGCTGGTGCCGGTGACAGAAGACAATATCGAGGACGCCTTGTTGGCGTATAGTCCGACCCTTCGCAAAAAAATCGAAGAAGGCCTCAATGATGTCCGCGCTGGTCGAACGATGCGGCTATCTGAATACAAAGCGACACGCGTCAAGAAGAAAGCGCGCACGAAGTGA